The DNA sequence CACCCTTATATCAGAACGCACGTTGCTTTTCAATAGGTCTTAATGGGAAAAGTACCAATTACAGTAAGCATTATTTCAAAATATATACAGCAAAATATCTTCAAAATCAGGATATGGCAATAGCAGTAGTTGATCTATCACGAGATTTCTAATGCCGTTTGATAGACAAGATAACATGTCATCAATTGGGTATTATGTCGCAACAACATCCCCTATTTAAAGGGAACCAGAAAACGCGAATAAGAAGCTGGCGAATAAGTAGCCAACTTCAGTCTCGTCTTAAATGCTAATAAAATTATTTACTCACCCGACATTAGATTATTTTGTCCTCCGACCTCTCGGAGCCTCCGCCGAAGTTCCTCGTTTTCCTTCACCGTTCGAGCagtttcctcctggtactccaAAATCGTTTTTGCCACTACTTCCAGTATCTCTCCAGCTGCCACCATTAAGCGCTCGGTTAAATAAGCGTTTAAATTCTGCAATACTGTCATTTTTAAAGTTTGTACGTAATGTACAAGCGTCTGAGAAATGGCGTCTGAAATAAGAATAGGGTTTTCGGCCGTGTGAAGCTGGCAAAGAATAAAGGAAGACTTCCGGTTGCTATTTCCGCTCATTGTGTCAAAATAAAAGTTCGGTTTTCACACGCGATTGATGCCTTTAACAAACAAGGAAAATTACACAGAAAAAAAGAGTATAAAATAaggaaaatgtatataaatgtatTAATGTCACTGTCGTTTATtacagcattttttttattattcctgCATACCGTTGTAATCTGTTCTGTACTTTCGCTATACATCATATAATGTATTACAATAAGTACGAgaactgtaaaatattttatagcatattttatcttaaatgaccgggtcatgatttctggtaagaaaaattgctgttgaatttttggAACGTATTTTTCTGGAGCTTTAATCACCACAGAAAGAATGTCATTCCACTGCCTTTATACTCAAGAGAAGCCTGACTTTTCTATAGCCGATATCTGAAACTAGGCAACTCCTAGCAGAAGAATCTAGATCAGGGGTGcccacactttttcagcttgcgagctacttataaatgactAAGTCAAAATGATCACCCCaattgtaaaaatgcaaaacatatatttatttatagatatACCGAGTATTCTTTAATTactattattaatttccctttgggataaataaagcattttttaattgaactgggattttagttccttcacctttctctttgtCAGTTCATTTTTCGGAGGCAAGTTAATGTGGTAGTTTTTATGaacagtccgaaaatgccgccCACATTgcccttcttcggaatagcaatggtagactgccagatgaaacaaacgcacttcgaatatgacattctggggggaaaaaactcCTCCTTCCATTGAATTTTCaatcattttattaaaaaaatatttatccaCTTAAATTTActatttgtttactttttttctCCACATAAATGCAACATCAGGGATTTATGTTTTATGTATTGATATATTGTAACATGTTcttgtaaaataaaaattttaaaaaaagaaatcccccccccccccccagctaaacACACTTATTCTGACCAGGTTGTGGGATGATCTGGAACCAACTCAGGAACAAAGTAGAGGAcattttggatgggatgcctgaCCATCACAAGATGTATTTAATGGATTAAATCAAGATTTAGTTCATGGGTATAAACAACATCATTTATAAGGACTTGtttccaataaaaaaaaaatctctaccCCACCATCCCAACCTGTgatcaataacaatatggcaCACCCAGCCTATAAAAGGCTTTCCACCAAAACACAGCCACCAAAGAAAAGATTAAATCAAGCAGACAAGCAACCAAGATGCCAACTGATACTGGAGGGATCCACAGCTGTGCCTGTGTTTGGAAGGTTTGCCAGACCTACGGCTGGCAGAGTAATTTCatagttgggcccctgagcaaggtcaTTAACCCCAACTGTATGCCACAtgggataaaagtgtctgttaaataaaCACACATAGAATAGAGATTTACATTCTTTATTGGAAACCTCAGAAAAATATAAACcataatatgtttgatgaatatAAGCCAAGTATGTCTAAGAACTGCAGGAACTGGTCAGCTAGTGACAACTGCAGTAGAATTAAACAGGGTGTAATTGCATTTAGCCATTATACTGCACACTTGGATAAAACTTGCGCTCTGAGTTCAGTCTACAAACATGTATTGGATTTAATTTATGAAAACACTAGCACAAGTAGATATTACTTGCCTGGAACGAGGAAtctttcctttctttcagaacttgGTGATTATGGATGAAATTTCCACCTtcacacaaacaagcaaacaatctAAATTCTGTCGTCTCTCCTTGGATTTTCTGGGAAACTGGAGGGCATGAATGAGCAACCTCTATTCCATTTCTGTAAACTCGGTCCATATGCTGTGCGATTTTTGAGTATGGATTATCGCAGAACAAGCAGTACTGCTTTTTGTTGTACTTCCTCCCTTCATTGGCCTTCCTGGCGAGTGTCATCACATAGATGTTGACTGCAGACTCGACTCCAACAGGTTCAGGCCGACCCAGAGAACCGCATGCGTCGTCAGCAGGCATCTTCTTCGTCAACTTGAAATGAgagtttttttaaacaaaccatTCAGACAACTGCCTGTGTTCCTGTGACATTTCACCATTATAAAGCtaaatgtttaaatattcacaaaaaatatatatattttatcatCACTAAACAATAACACAGACTAAATACATCAACATCAACTAATTAGGAAATAAATCCATAGTTAAGTATATTTACATTGATTTTGCTTATAACCAGATGCTTTCACCAAAACTTGCCAAACATGCACCATAACcagagaaaacattttattaataatttaacCTTTTCTTGCACACATTGTATTTTAGCCAAGGAATCCCTTCcactacatttaattacattaaaaccttcagtaatacatttcaaaagaaATGATAGTAAAGATACAGCAAAACGTTTTCATGTGGAAACGGTTTCTCAAAAATGATCAATTTCACCTctaaaaaaattatttctttAAACTGATACATTTCTATACTTGAAACTCATACCAACCCATAACAAACGAGTCCTTACAATTTATCCTTTAATGTTGcccataaaaacaaaatatagttTTACAATCAGACGTAAAATCTGTAATAATTTCATTGTTATTGACCAGAGAAATTGAAATAGTGGTTGAGTTTTAATATTTGGGTGTTGTTTTGGATTCTCATCTTAAATTTGAGTCTCACATCAGGAAAGTGGCCAAAACCATTAAGACTGCTTCCGTCTGATAAGACCATATTTACCTGTAAAAGCTGCCCAGTTGTACCTGCATGCCATGATTCTGTCTCACCTCTTATACTGTGCAATTGTTTGGAACCAAGAGGATCAATCTGCTTTAAAACTCATGATGCATCTGTACAAACAAGCCCTAAAAGTCTTGGACCAAAAACCAATGAAGTAGCACCAGAAGAACAAGTAAACAGGAGAAGTACAATCTCCTAAGTTGACAATTTTAtaaactttttttatttaaatgcctCAAAGGCCTTGTCCCAGAGTTGGTGAGCAGAATGATTGTAAAAGCCGGCAGGCACAGGAGCCCCAAGAGGAGCAGctaatgaagactgtaaaccagcaaaatacaaaacaTCATTTGGTCAAACCTCATTCTCATTTAGAGGACCTTAGGTTTGGAATAAGTTACCATCAGCAATAAAACTGTTACCAAATTTCAGGGTCTTTAGCTCCCAGGTGaaaaaaatggctgaaacaaaaacaaacctaTGAACCTTGATGTTTTATATTAGTTATATtaattaatttacattaatttcttgagtgtgtgtgtgtgtgtgtgtgtgtatgtgcatgtgtgtgtgaatgaatcGATAATTGCTGTTACAGTCTATTTTTAAAATTCCAACCAAGGACTAGGTTTGCAAATTAGCAAGAAAACCTCTGGCTAGAAAacctctgtacaaaacaatggtTGCATTGTTTTTACATGTAACATTGTCTTTTGTGCTGTCCTTGTTCAATAAATCCAACAAATAAAATACTTCAGTTCCAATTTCATTGGCTGGGTGTGATGGGCCTACATGCCATCAGAAATAATGGACTCTGGTTGGTTATTTTACAGGAAGTCACTGCTTATTAAGCAGAGCTATCATGAACAAGATAAGAAAATCAAATACTGAAGCCTGAGCTGTGAGACTAAGAATATATGAATGAAATTAATACTAGTACTGTAACAGTGACAAGGTAAAGATGAATGTCTAGACAACAAAATCAAACAAGAAATCagtaaaaactatatatatttgCCTGTGCCTCTTCTTCTTTTCATCGGTAAAGTGTGTTCATTGTTGATATCTGACAACGCAACCTTtgacaaatacaaaaaaacccAGGTAAGTTCACATTAAATACACCACTATAAATGTACAACCAAATCAATAAAACTCTTCATCTAGGTACCTTCTCATTTGGAGATATGGACTCTGACAAAACGTAGAGTGCACCCCGCCCACTGAGGTAGAGAACCTCCGACCCATTCCATGAAAAATCTGATGATCTTCTTGGCATCGCAAGAAAGCGTGCACCGGGCACACgctacaaaacaaaacacaaagacaAGTTATGATGCTGTTAAGATCTATGACAAGTTGCACACAAAACAGATGAGATTCAATTTACCTCAAGGAATGTAAATTTTATTTCCTCTTTTTGACCAAGTGCATCTTGGAAGAGGGTATTCATTTCAGATGTGACGCGCTCTGAGGACCATGTAGAATTTATGTGCATTTTGCTGATCAGACCTTTCATGCCAAGAATCTCTCTATCCCGGCCTCTTGGAACCTTCCACTTCCCACCATGTGAAGGAGTGTTATTTGGAAGACAAATCACATCCTTAGTAACGATACGCGTCATCCTTCCTGGGGTCATCCCACTTGTTTTGCTTGAGTTTGGAGCCCTTCGGCCAGTGAACACTGATGGCGAAGTAGGCACTCTCTGTAGAAGACATCATtatatacaatgaaaaaaataatgctTTGAGTGTGTCTCGTAAGTACTTCTCAAAGTTAGCCGGTTAAACAGTCAAAACATACTAAAAGTATTTCCAAAAAGCACAAAGAGTCACTACGAAGAATGGCTCCATAAAGGTAACACAAATGGAGCGTGAAGCATTTGTTGTCTGTACACACTGTCAGAGAACGACTCAGGAAAATATATGCAACTTACGTCAGGGACACCTGCATGTTCATCACTGACTTCACTCTGAGAACACAACATACACATGAATAGAAGTTAATCTGATGAACACCACTGGATTACACCCAGGGGCAGCTGGACAACAAAAAGCAGCACGGGAATTTGCTTGGTATGCCAGTCTCCTCAAGGCCAATTCATATTTTTCTGTGTGCACCGTCAGTTGCGGATGAGGGGACGTGATGTTAATATCATCATCAGGGACATTCTTGTGGACAGCTTAGGTCGGTGCACGTGTAGCCCAGATGTCTAGCGGTAACCGTGTGCGTCGACTGCGAATGTGCAAGATGATTAACTAGGTATGCCCAACAGGAGGCATATGGAAATGTAAACGATACAGACATGTCTAGTGAAGtttgctttaagcattaaactacagcaaaacctcggattgcaagTAACTTGAGAGAGTATAAGGATACCGGTTCTTTCAAAAAGATTTATGACCTAAAGGTCATAAAGGTCACGGGTCAAAAGTTCACTTGGGggcgtggttgtggtggtacgatgtgacgtcatgggagagggatttaattatttattattatttattttaaattatttatttaaaaaattatattttttatattgaggagagtgtggggtttttttgtcgggcgccgccgggggctgagcggggtgggttacctgatggagtgtgagcgtacggtgtgcagtactgtggtaaggtccccgggttTTGGAGAATCCGCAAAGTACTCTGAGAGAGCGATGctgtgtgtctggtgcggtactgcagtaaggtccccacggctttggataatccgcagagagagcgatgccggagagctgagagccgtgctgctgcgcgagtctgatgccggagagctgagagccgtgctgctcaagtctgagagaaactgagagaataacactctgggagaaaatgaaagttggagcaaagaatgagaggaggcggagggtctgacgtccaataaaaacgcttggcggtagttttgaccgtgtatgtgtttttcctcacgcaagcgtttgtattacatcagcgtatggggccGCACTTTTGTACATCGCGGTAGGTCATCCGGGTCATCTCTAATAACTTGGGCCCACACATCAAGTTGGACATTTTGTctcccagtaaattctgtttgaagttttgtttttcatatatgACCGCGCACAAGTACAGATAATTTTATTACGTCGAGGGGggttttcctcctcctcctatGGTAAAGAGGCACGAGGCCTTACCATGCGTACCACGCCCCCACCAGCAGGCCGTGGAGAATATAGGGAGCTTTGCGCTGTAGGGCCAACACtaattcttttaaaaaatacagacatgtccggcACTCCTAAAATGAAAGATCCAACCTCACCTTCAAAGActcagcaggagcaggaggctgTTATGcggcctccgggggctcccaggaagattcGTACGGCATgtagacgggtacctatgatgcgagcgtcggaagacccgagggctacctgggagctgcccaacggggataaactggtctgcctctttgacaacgttgcggaggaactgcgcgtctcaggtcaccggagacggcccagaccccgcgaaagacgacccgtatctggtgagtttttccgaaacggaatggggaaacttgaagactgtcgttaccccgatgatggaggagagcaccgacCCCGACTTTGAGCCGGACATTGGTAGAATGGAGATGCACTATAGAGATGCTGGCAATGGTAAACAACATAGCACCTTTATGAAGTGGGACGcgaccggggagctggacaagagaatgctgaatatatggcagctaccgttcaggtttcagcattgtgacctggaatttctgagcctcTCCGTCAATGGCCGACACATACCCAGCAAACCGTTCTCACGCCGCTAACCATcatcttgcaaaaaaaaaaaaaaaaaaaaaaaaaaaaaaacactgatgaaACGGAAAACACTGccctaatcttttaaatctttccgCGCGCACGTACATAcacgcacgtacacacacacacacgcacacacacacacacgcacacacacgcacacacacacgcacgcaaacTGCTGCTGCaggggtgtcagctttcacagacacaAAGTGCGTGGGTAAAAGTTTTTATAAAAactcttgtgataaatgtacaaaacatttcagtacacaagtttgaaaaataaaaacacacacaagttacattttaaaaccatcttactatgaacattttaaaacaaatgaatatcttactttgattttaaaaaaacatctttggaaaaacttcattttaaaaacatcttactatgaacatttttcatttttaaaacatttgtacatcttacgttgattttaaaaaacatctcactatgaacatttttcagtttaaaacaaattaacatCTTTGAAAAGAATTTTTTAAAGACGCGCAACACCCCTTTTGCGATGctgctagttttacatttcagtaaccaaaaggcagagtttccccgctagccagcaatctgcgtttgtcgtagacgacactgacctttttatctagaGGCCTATTAAACAGGCGAAAACTTTTCATGTCACGTTCGATTTTGTTGTAGTGCGTCATTATAGTGGGGTTATTCCTACAGCCTCCAATGTAGTTTTCAATCAATCCGATcatactgtcaaagtttaccttttgacaggtttcgtaatttagagttatacccttacatttcatttgtgttttcccgttgttgagtcggtaacagtaactttttggtcccagcgcaccccacgaagcaatgtattcgtcgggggctaattcggacgtcagctcgcCCAGGTAATTGCCTAAGGTCGGCTCATATTCACCCGGCCTGCTTATGTACACGATGCTGTCGGTGTCGTGATACAGCACCCTCCGCCCCAATTtttccagttctttgtaaagcgtcaaccggccccacgcggtagtttgacacgctatgaatatgttagtctttcccggcagcactttgtaggaagacttgtaacgccagcggatgagggccacctcgtcgttgacaaacgcgaagctggaaatcttgtacaggtccgagcagaaaaaattaaaaaacacccccgggtcagacactatacatgtctggagcatgttgctcctcTGTGCCAGTTTACCCCACAGAGAGTCAACCAGAAGCTTGGCCACCTGCCTCTTGTCCCCGTTAGACACCATCTTATCGGGCTCCAATTCGATCCCCTCACGCTCAAGATAGTTTTTAATGTACTCCCTGTGACCCTCGTCATCGGTCGCGTCGTCGGGGTAGCCcgaagcctgctgcttcactttgagaaaggttttaatgtaatctctaaacagctcgccgctggtctggggaaaatgccacacttcGTGCACCTTCACAACCGAATAGCCCCTGTCTAAAGCCAGATTGAGCTCCGCAGAGACCCACACACCGGTCAACGCCCGCTCTGTATCAGAATGCCCGCAcgccccctcctgtctgttctcgatcgcgcacgtcctgcacagtgtaaacacgagtttcccatttggcagtctgctgggtaggacggggaaaaacagctcgcgcggggtgttgaccgtggctttgatcaggccaaagtattcattcagaggcttaaaatttgaatgaatgatttctgggtgccccacggggaattcacatttagccagagtgtACGGGTACAGTGACGTGAAATCCACGTGGCGGACGCGCTCTTGCCCCGTGACGTCGTAACGCAGGCGAATCGCCGACGTCCGACCCCCAAACAGCGCTTCTTGCGGCCTTAGGGGCTCAGGGGGCTCAAAGTCTGATAGGAAatgctgtacctgtgggtcgTGAGTTTTAGCGTGAGCCCATTCGTGTTCCCAAATGGATTCTACGTTCATATTAAACTCTTGGTGCAACACCTcgagtttttcccttgttttaacgtacagggcaccAAAGCTCTCGCGGGTCAGTGGGCAGATATCGTGTTCGTTGTTGCAGGTAGGACAGCCGTGAAACTGGCAGCCTAGAAACTCGAAAGCCCATTTCTCTCCCTCTACCTCAGCGTATCCGTCTAGGTGAAAGCGCCCCACACTCACTTCACCCCCACGTAGCGCGTGTCGAATTTCGATGCCGCGCGTGCGCCCAAtgaattccagccactggatCGCCACGTTcgaataacttttgtattgcCTCCTGTAATCCCATACATCCGGGATCGCAATCGTATCTCTGGGCAGGAACTTTGTCCTGTAAACCAGCAACGCGGCCGAAGCGATGGTCGCCGTGGAGAAGGGATCGCAACCTGTGAGCGTTTTAAACTCCCGCAGGAAGCGCAAGCAGCCCTCTCTCAGAATCTTCACATTGTTCTTACAGTAAgcgatcatctctttgtgaaaattaaaggtctgATGCTTTACACCGTCgtaccattgataaaacttgACGCGTTCTTTGCCGGGCATTTGATCGGGGCCAAACTGATCGGGAGGGGGGTAGGGCCCCACGTAACTAAAGTTTTCCATGTCTGTGAAATGATGCGGAAAATAGCCTTTTCGCATCTGAGTTGAGCATCCCATCGCATCGGGGATTTTTCTCAACGGCATGCTTAGAAAGGAGTGACTGTCGATGTACCTTTGCTCAAACACGCTGTCCAGGATGAGAATGATTTTATTCCCCTGTGACACCACACGCGGTTCCACGCCTTCCTTCACCATCGCGTTCAGTACGATGTAATTATCGAATGCCTTTCCGTagtgactaatgaaacagacgcctctatagaagggcgccctgaaatgtctgagaaactgtagcGCGCAGTCGGGCCCCTCGGCGGTCATTGTCTCATTCTGATCGGAGATGGCGCAGACGTAAACCGGGATATGGGTACCCGAGCTCAGAGATGTTtcaaagtcaaaaaacacatattcgggGGCCTTTTTACCGTCCTCACCCCTTTTGGCCCGTTCCCCTCTGTTAGGCTTCTCGGGTGGATTTagatagcagagatgtggggtggaTATGTCTGACTCGGTTGTGCGGAGTTTAGCAtcgcagatattacattttactGCTTTACACGTGTGCGGTTTTGGGTTCTTGGGACTTTGGTAGTATCTGAGCCCGCAAGCTTCGCAttttctgaacttgtcacaggggCTAGCAAGCTCCCCCCTAACTGGGCAGACCCTCGGTGTACGGTGACGCTCAAAGCACGTGTCATTTGAGCATCTGAAATTACACCGCTCACACAGTATCGAAGATGTGCTTTCACCTCTACAATTAGTGTGACAGACGTTGCATAATGTTTCGCAGCGATGACTGTGAGGCAAGTCATACCCTTTGAAACAGTTCGCGCAAACGTAGCCCACCCCTAAGAACCCCTTTATGCTTTTAATgccgtaaaaatgctgattgtgtaaaaagaaatacaccacCCGTCTACTGTCGATAGGTGTGGGTGTctggtaaatttggagattgtttgaataaggttgctgataatacaccactgctttgcaatcaatgattttctcgaaattgataatgtcattcaaagcAACGGCGTGGTTGGGGGtgaatcccgctttctcctgtaactcTAGGCCGAGCTTTTCACCCTCGGCGTCAGTGAAGTTTTCGTGCAGCAGATGCGCCAAGTTTATGGCGAAACACGCGttggtgttgttattaatgataaacatgtgtctggcttttttagaaattatttctgaagctaacatggtctgtagtttacGTTTGTTCCCGCCGCCAcgtgggatatttattacgtctacgattacttctaggttggaatcgtttaaaatctcttgattagactgcaccaggcgatccagcagttgctgcaagtctgtcagctccccctccccataccgtacaatttgcgacagctcgtcgtttaaaaagtcaccgcgcagggtgacctgtatatAAGCTCCCCATGCGGCGTAAGGTattgcctcattcacaatattttgaaacccctcgattacattttcatagtactcGCGGAAATTGCCTTCGTTTCTAGGTTGCGGGATATTGAGAATCCGCCTAATCTGTACGTTATTGAATCTGCGGCGATGAAcgaccccgtcaggctgggggTCCACATCACCGACACCAGCGCCACCTTCCCGTtcaacattttcaaattgtcccagccccaattcattttcaatctcctcagcATCGAGAAGAAATTCTGCGTCTGACAaagcctcccacaattcagaatCCGGGGGGGCCACTGTTTCATCAGACGCCGCGGGAggcgagtcgtgttgagcagagtaatccgcatcattttcattattagcgtCGTTGATAAtgtctatttcatttaataaggcttcgggtatagccggtggtggtgttgctccgtccatacctgctgattcaggtctcttgtagattctctcttgaccggtcagcgcagtctctctcttgtacatagaaaaaaaaaagagaatacctattattagaatgttattttttaattgaatagcgTTTTTATCacacgaataaaagaaataatatactcactggGTAAGGCGACGATAAACCTCTTTGGGTGGCACGTAGGGTAAGGCGTCGATGATACTCGTGCCTCTTTCCCATAGGAGgaaacccgccccccccccccccccccgcttgacATAAAATAATCTGCGGATGGATTATGTTCGTTGCCGCGTTTCTCttttaacccatatctgtacttgtgcgcggtcatacatgaaaaacaaaacttcaaacagaaatttactgggagacaatatgtccaacttgatgtatggcccgcaTGGCACGTAGGGTAAGGCGTTGATGATGATACTCGTGCCTCTTTACCATAGGAGGAAAacccccccgctcgacgtaataaaATTCTGTACTTGTGCGCGGTcatatatgaaaaacaaaacttcaaacagaatttactgggaaACAAAATGTCCGACTTGATGTGTGGGCCCAAGTTATTAGAGATGACCCGGATGACCTACCGCGATGTACAAAAGTGCagccccatacgctgatgtaatacaaacgcttgcgtgaggaaaaacacatacacggtcaaaactaccgccaagcgtttttattggacgtcagaccctccgcctcctctcattctttgctccaactttatcattttctcccagagtctcattctctcagagtcctctcagctctccggcatcagactcgcgcagcggcacggctctcagctctccggcatcagactcgcgcagcggcacggctctcagctctccggcatcagactcgcgcagcggcacggctctcagctatccggcatcagactcgcgcagcggcacggctctcagcta is a window from the Brienomyrus brachyistius isolate T26 chromosome 8, BBRACH_0.4, whole genome shotgun sequence genome containing:
- the LOC125748000 gene encoding uncharacterized protein LOC125748000 isoform X2; translated protein: MTRLQNLNAYLTERLMVAARDILEVVGNTISEYQKETARTIKENEELRRRLREIGVQANLEFFDSGHPVAPPVSIGSAPQSPQPHKPQCNSGLEEDREPPQTDIKQEFLEQHESKPEQGAVDLNKQASALTCAENPSEHRILQPSLPFEEKTEEVGCLPLMLPDQIKSELDELDYNIQKQSIASQPLNRVNNNSNTAESKNCAERKWMDRGGVMAEPNEQDSSREVCDIPVGGGSQHLPCTSLRAEKGDKPTITSKAAQRETALTGQERIYKRPESAGMDGATPPPAIPEALLNEIDIINDANNENDADYSAQHDSPPAASDETVAPPDSELWEALSDAEFLLDAEEIENELGLGQFENVEREGGAGVGDVDPQPDGVVHRRRFNNVQIRRILNIPQPRNEGNFREYYENVIEGFQNIVNEAIPYAAWGAYIQVTLRGDFLNDELSQIVRYGEGELTDLQQLLDRLVQSNQEILNDSNLEVIVDVINIPRGGGNKRKLQTMLASEIISKKARHMFIINNNTNACFAINLAHLLHENFTDAEGEKLGLELQEKAGFTPNHAVALNDIINFEKIIDCKAVVYYQQPYSNNLQIYQTPTPIDSRRVVYFFLHNQHFYGIKSIKGFLGVGYVCANCFKGYDLPHSHRCETLCNVCHTNCRGESTSSILCERCNFRCSNDTCFERHRTPRVCPVRGELASPCDKFRKCEACGLRYYQSPKNPKPHTCKAVKCNICDAKLRTTESDISTPHLCYLNPPEKPNRGERAKRGEDGKKAPEYVFFDFETSLSSGTHIPVYVCAISDQNETMTAEGPDCALQFLRHFRAPFYRGVCFISHYGKAFDNYIVLNAMVKEGVEPRVVSQGNKIILILDSVFEQRYIDSHSFLSMPLRKIPDAMGCSTQMRKGYFPHHFTDMENFSYVGPYPPPDQFGPDQMPGKERVKFYQWYDGVKHQTFNFHKEMIAYCKNNVKILREGCLRFLREFKTLTGCDPFSTATIASAALLVYRTKFLPRDTIAIPDVWDYRRQYKSYSNVAIQWLEFIGRTRGIEIRHALRGGEVSVGRFHLDGYAEVEGEKWAFEFLGCQFHGCPTCNNEHDICPLTRESFGALYVKTREKLEVLHQEFNMNVESIWEHEWAHAKTHDPQVQHFLSDFEPPEPLRPQEALFGGRTSAIRLRYDVTGQERVRHVDFTSLYPYTLAKCEFPVGHPEIIHSNFKPLNEYFGLIKATVNTPRELFFPVLPSRLPNGKLVFTLCRTCAIENRQEGACGHSDTERALTGVWVSAELNLALDRGYSVVKVHEVWHFPQTSGELFRDYIKTFLKVKQQASGYPDDATDDEGHREYIKNYLEREGIELEPDKMVSNGDKRQVAKLLVDSLWGKLAQRSNMLQTCIVSDPGVFFNFFCSDLYKISSFAFVNDEVALIRWRYKSSYKVLPGKTNIFIACQTTAWGRLTLYKELEKLGRRVLYHDTDSIVYISRPGEYEPTLGNYLGELTSELAPDEYIASWGALGPKSYCYRLNNGKTQMKCKGITLNYETCQKVNFDSMIGLIENYIGGCRNNPTIMTHYNKIERDMKSFRLFNRPLDKKVSVVYDKRRLLASGETLPFGY